Proteins from a single region of Bos javanicus breed banteng chromosome 7, ARS-OSU_banteng_1.0, whole genome shotgun sequence:
- the GDF9 gene encoding growth/differentiation factor 9, which produces MALPNKFFLWFCCFAWLCFPISLDSQPSRGEAQIVARTALESEAETWSLLKHLDGRHRPGLLSPLLNVLYDGHREPPRLQPDDRALSYMKRLYKAYATKEGTPKSNRSHLYNTVRLFTPCAQHKQAPGDQAAGTLPSVDLLFNLDRVTVVEHLFKSVLLYTFNNSISFPFPVKCICNLVIKEPEFSSKTLPRAPYSFTFNSQFEFRKKYKWIEIDVTAPLEPLVASHKRNIHMSVNFTCVKDQLQHPSARDSLFNMTLLLAPSLLLYLNDTSAQAFHRWHSLHPKRKPSQDPDQKRGLSACPMGEEAAEGVRLSRHRRDQESVSSELKKPLVPASFNLSEYFKQFLFPQNECELHDFRLSFSQLKWDNWIVAPHKYNPRYCKGDCPRAVGHRYGSPVHTMVMNIIHEKLDSSVPRPSCVPAKYSPLSVLAIEPDGSIAYKEYEDMIATKCTCR; this is translated from the exons ATGGCGCTTCCCAACAAATTCTTCCTTTGGTTTTGCTGCTTTGCCTGGCTCTGTTTTCCTATTAGCCTTGATTCTCAGCCTTCTAGGGGAGAGGCTCAGATTGTAGCTAGGACTGCGTTGGAATCTGAGGCTGAGACTTGGTCCTTGCTGAAGCATCTAGATGGGAGACACAGACCTGGTCTCCTTTCCCCTCTCTTAAATGTTCTGTATGATGGGCACAGGGAACCCCCCAGGCTTCAGCCAGATGACAGAGCTTTGAGCTACATGAAGAGGCTCTATAAAGCATATGCTACCAAGGAGGGGACCCCTAAATCCAACAGAAGCCACCTCTACAACACTGTTCGGCTCTTCACCCCCTGTGCTCAGCACAAGCAGGCTCCTGGGGACCAGGCAGCAG GAACCCTTCCATCAGTGGATCTGCTGTTTAACCTGGATCGTGTTACTGTTGTGGAACATTTATTCAAGTCAGTCTTGCTATATACTTTCAACAACtccatttcttttccctttcctgttaAATGTATATGCAACCTGGTGATAAAAGAGCCAGAGTTTTCTAGCAAGACTCTCCCTAGAGCTCCATACTCATTTACCTTTAACTCACAGtttgaatttagaaagaaatacaaatggattGAGATTGATGTGACAGCTCCTCTTGAGCCTCTGGTGGCCTCCCACAAGAGGAATATTCACATGTCTGTAAATTTTACATGTGTGAAAGACCAGCTGCAGCATCCTTCAGCACGGGACAGCCTGTTTAACATGACTCTTCTCTTAGCGCCCTCACTGCTTCTATATCTGAACGACACAAGTGCTCAGGCTTTTCACAGGTGGCATTCCCTCCACCCTAAAAGGAAGCCTTCACAGGATCCTGACCAGAAGAGAGGGCTGTCTGCCTGTCCCATGGGAGAAGAAGCTGCTGAGGGTGTAAGATTGTCCCGTCACCGGAGAGACCAGGAGAGTGTCAGCTCTGAATTGAAGAAGCCTCTGGTTCCAGCTTCATTCAATCTGAGTGAATACTTCAAACAGTTTCTTTTTCCCCAGAATGAATGTGAGCTCCATGACTTTAGACTTAGCTTTAGTCAACTGAAGTGGGACAACTGGATTGTGGCCCCACACAAATACAACCCTCGATACTGTAAAGGGGACTGTCCCAGGGCGGTCGGACATCGGTATGGCTCTCCAGTTCACACCATGGTGATGAACATCATCCATGAGAAACTTGACTCCTCAGTGCCAAGACCATCCTGTGTACCTGCCAAGTATAGTCCTTTGAGTGTTTTGGCCATCGAGCCTGATGGCTCAATTGCTTATAAAGAATATGAAGATATGATAGCCACTAAGTGTACCTGTCGTTAA
- the LOC133251253 gene encoding cytochrome b-c1 complex subunit 8 yields MGRQFGHLTRVRHVITYSLSPFEQRAFPHYFSKGIPNVLRRTRACILRVAPPFVAFYLVYTWGTQEFEKSKRKNPAAYENDK; encoded by the exons ATGGGCCGCCAGTTTGGGCATCTGACACGGGTGCGGCATGTGATCACCTACAGCTTGTCGCCCTTCGAGCAGCGCGCCTTCCCGCACTACTTCAGCAAGGGCATCCCCAACGTTCTGCGCCGAACTCGGGCGTGCATCCTTCGCGTCGCGCCGC CGTTCGTAGCGTTTTATCTTGTCTACACATGGGGAACGCAGGAGTTTGAGAAATCGAAGAGGAAGAATCCAGCTGCCTATGAAAATGACAAATAA
- the LEAP2 gene encoding liver-expressed antimicrobial peptide 2, whose translation MWHLKLFAVLMICLLLLAQVDGSPIPEQSSAKRRPRRMTPFWRAVSLRPIGASCRDDSECITRLCRKRRCSLSVAQE comes from the exons ATGTGGCACCTCAAACTCTTTGCAGTACTCATGATCTGCCTGTTGCTGTTAGCCCAG GTAGATGGCTCTCCAATACCAGAACAGAGTTCAGCAAAGAGAAGGCCGAGGAGAATGACCCCATTTTGGAGAGCGGTTTCCCTCAGGCCCATTGGAGCCTCCTGTCGGGATGATTCTGAATGTATCACGAGGCTATGCAG AAAAAGACGCTGCTCCCTAAGTGTGGCCCAGGAATGA